The Syngnathus scovelli strain Florida chromosome 21, RoL_Ssco_1.2, whole genome shotgun sequence DNA segment AAGAGCATGTCAATAGAAGTGAGTCACACCTGCACTCTCACTTTTATGCTTCTAAAAAGGTTTCAAGTTGTTAAAACCGAGACGGGCGGGGGCAACCAAAATGTCCATCAACAAAAACGCACAAAAGAGTGACATTTGAAAAAACACTGAGCCTCTTTCTACCTTCTTTCCTTTCTTCTTGCGTTGAGCCGACTTGCCCGCCGCCTTTTCCCGAACCTCCTCGCTCATGGCGGCCGCCGTGAGGGTCCCCGGGGGCCCTTTGTTTACATCCCCAAGAAAAGCACCCCAAAAGGAAAACAATAATAAGAGGTTCTAATCCAGCATGGATGAGTACAAagacgtgcatgtgtgtgtgtgtgtgtgtgtggtaaagacacacacacatacacgcacacagagTGGCGCGCATACACCAGCCAACGAGGCGGACTGACTGGACTGGGCGGAACCAGGAGCGACGCCTTCTCGCTCTTTCTCGGCGCGTCTCTCTCACGCACacaccatacacacacatatatacacacacacactccacaaGTGGGAGAGGATATAGCAACAAGCAGCTCAttgctatatatttttttatttactaatTGATTAGACTCATTTTGAAGATCAGTTCTTTTTGGATGATTGGGCGGAGTTGATGGATGAGGCATGATGAAGCGCGCACGTCGGCTGCCACCAGTAGAGGCACTATTGACTCAGCGCAGACTGGTTTGCAGTCTGAAGAAGTGACGCCAAGCACGTTCTCCTCATTGCTCAGCATTATTGCATACCAAGCCAGCAAAGAAACAGGAGCTCAGGACATCCTCTTTAATTGATGTtatgtgtttgtttatttttgggggTCTCAATATTTTTCTAACATTTTAACTAGTGATTATTTGGTCCAATATTTTGTATTCTTTTGTGACATTTGCCAATTTTTGAAATTAATTtctaatatttttttgtatttcaattGAACATGTATTTTTTCTGATATTTTTGTTTACTCCTAAAAAAATTACTGTTTTTCATCTTTTACAGTGATATTTTTCcagatttttttattacaattttaTTTAACATTTTTCTATAAATATTAGTCAACAAATGTACCTCATTCACAACATCATGCTAATCCTGACGATAGCACTGATCATTTGGCGCACTATAATCATGATTTGACATTTTCATGGTGCTTcatccgtctctctctctcatcaaGACCATCTTGGAGCACGCCCAACTAGAATAGAAGCCAGTCTGACATCTAGTGGCCACATCTTGACACGGCAACAACAATTCCCTTCAAAATACACCTCTTTAATTCACATGCAAGACAGGCCCGAGCCAGTTTCAACACAATCCAAACACAAAGACAACAAGCACTCAGGTAACACAATACTTTTATGATAGCAGTCCACCATAAAAGGCTTTGTGGGGAAACCGGGAGTGGCTTTCCACACACGCGTATGCTAAGTGCTGCACGATACAGCGGTCAGAACCGGCCTGTGGTTGGGGTGACAAACAGGTTTGTAAGTGCTAGCGCGTCGCTAATAGTGCTCGTCGTCTGGCAGATGTCGGTTCGATAAAGTGCCGCTGTATTGGTGTCTGGTATCGGAAGCCTTCACGAGTACCcgattcaaataaaataaagctaATCTCGGCCTGATATTGATATCTGGTATCGGTATTCGCCCATCCAGAATATTAGGAACACACCGCACAAATATTTCCCCGGATTTCCGATGAGGTCATCTTTGGGGTATTTAAAAAATGCCTATCAATCATTTTAATCGGGACGGGACTCTCAGAATGATGACTTTCTTCTCCATTCCCACAGAGCTTGTGCTTGTATCAGACGGTGTAATCAACACCATCCCTCCATTAACCAGTACCAGCGAAAGGCCAAATGGTGATGGAGTCACACTACACAATAAAAGATCCTTTATAGAAAGTGAGCCAGAAACACAGTCCTCTTTTACAGGCTTCCATTCGGATTGCAAAGAACAAGAGTGATTCTTTACGACATGCATCTCTCTGCCAGCAACTCTcactgtgtgtgcctgtgtgtgtgtgtgtgtgtgtgtgtgtcgcctgAGGGCAAAGCATCAACTGACAAACGTTCAGCGTGCAGACCACCATGAGAAACGGGAAGCGAGCATCATCGAGTATACATATTCCAAATTACGTGCATATTACATGCATGCAAGTATGCGATGCTAATTTGCGTGTAATTAGCGTCATCAACAAGCGgcacaaacaaaatattgtcCTTTGAGGCGTCCATTAGTGGTAATTAATGGCGTTCTATCTCGCGGTCGCCCTTAATGGACATATCGGCAGACGTCTTCCTGTTACGCAAGAACATCCTAAGCGTTATTGTTTTGACAGCTCCCATGTGATGCTACACATGCTAATACTTCATGCTAGCTACACGCATCCGGCCAAGAGGAAACAACTTTACGTGTATttggttgccacggcaacactACTGTGGATGCCCATGGAAATAACAACAAGTTTGTCTCCATGGAAACCACATCAGAGAAATCAGGAAGAAGCAAACGGCTCTTTGTCGAGGATTCCTCGACCCTGAAGTGACTCCTTTTCCAAAACGCCACGGCGGGACGAAAGGTTATCGTGGAATAAAAGAAGCTCATTTACGCAGCAGAGGAGGAATCCCTCGcgagcgtgcacacacacacacacacacacacactcgacaAGTGAGATaaagcagacacacaaacatgagTCACAAAGAGACTTTCCATGTTTTACAATAGGTCTTTGTCTCGGCACAAATGGCGTCAGACGTGGTTTCAACCCAGCACTTTGACAAACTATCATTAcagaaaattattatttatccTTGCTTTTCTGTCTTATTATGGATACACAATCATAACCtgtcaatattttttattaaatcGGCAGTACTTCAGAAGGAATTCATTTGCTCTTTAAATTCAAAAgggaaaacaggaagtgaagacaaTTAACTTCGTTGTCTAGTGACGTTAGCTCGCCAGAGCTGAGCTGGTGTTTACTGGTTCCATGACAATAGCCGGCACGGAGAGGCactcgccgccgctgccgccaccaACGAAGCGACGTGCTGAATCAGCGCAACGAGACTTTTCTCCTCACAATGAGGGCGGGCGACTGTGAATAGCTCCGGAGATGTAAATCCAAACACAACGGCCGGAGCTTTTGTGCGCCCGCTCGTGAGCTTTCGTGGCCCTTGTCAAAAGTGTGAAGGCTCAGCGTTTAGAAAGCCAAGAAATGAAGTTTCCTGCTTACCTCATCTCAAAATGGCTGACCGATTCATCTATTGATTAAGAATCCCATATCGACAAGCTCAGTGATTGGTTTTTGCCTCAGAGTCACAGGTGGAGCGTTCTGGTATTTGCGGCCATTAGCGCTAATGCTAGCGGCCTTCAACGACCTGTGGTCAACCATTAAACCACACAGACTGACAAACTTCGACTTTTACGACAGCTCTGATTctgacacaaaaacagacatttttatttttgcacgtGACACTTGTTTGACTTTCTAAGACTTTCGAACAGCAATTGCCCTAAGAAAGAACAATTACCGAGATCCAAACAGCAAAAGACAGATAAgccatagatagatagatcacgAAAAAGCTTCTGTCAGCACACTTgtattgtcaaaaaaaaaaaaaaaaacaggtcagAGTGTACAGAATGACACCTAAAACAATGAACATTAACTCCAATGAAAAGTGATGATTAACCAGGACTAGCGTGAAACACTTGCACCTTGGGGCATTATGGGAAAACCACTGTTTTCccattttatttcccatataCATGCATTTTTccacaatgttttattttaattaggAATTGTAATATAAATGGATGTAAATGTGAGTGCACACCGCCTCTCATCTCAAGTGACTCAGTCAAACTCAACCCACTGATGGCCCTAATGAGAACAAGTGCAgcagaaaaatggatggatgatgatgGAGGGGTTATTTTAAactgcattatttatttttctcgaaCATTTTCTTCTGTTAAAGACACCATGATAATATGGAGTGAATGTACCAAATGGTTGAGCCTCCCATTATAGTCGCACTCGAGTAATTCATGTCATGTGTGTAAGCTCTCAGAAGACTCAATTTAATTAAACAATTTAAATATTTGTTGACAGTCAGACTACGGCGACATTTGTAATAACATTtgagttatttttgttttaaaaatagacaAACAACTGATACGTCGTCTCCTTACCTGCCAACGGCGGACACCTGTAGCGTGAGAAGCCATTTTGGCTTCCAGGTGACGAAACTCCTCCACCATCAAATCCTCTTCCATCTAAAAACCGGGAATGGGGGAAAAGGAGATCCGCGCGTCCGGAGAGGAACGACTGGCCGGAGATCCTCAGTGGGTCAGCCGGCAGATGAACAAGCACGTTGTGACTacttcctcctcctttcagtcaATTGCGGGATCAGTGGCCCAACACTCCCACTCATCCGGGTCACATGGAGACGTCCACATGCGACTTGTGACGTCACCCCCCGGACATAAACAAACCATTCCTTCCAAACAAACCTTTACTCACTTCTTGGATAAATCTACCATACTCTTTAACTGAAAATAGTTTATGAAGTACCGTATACATTTGTCAAGCatatattttaaatgtttaagGTAGTTAATGAGCTATTATTTTACCCATTATTTGCCTCTAAatgtccattcatccattttccatatTTGTACTTTAATGTATCTGTTACCGTGTTCATTTAAATTCTTAAAaactaataaatataaaataagccTTTCAAATAGCGTGCCCTCAAATGCACAAattgctattttattttattgttgaaTTTCATTTGAGTCTTTATCAAATAGACTTAATATAAAAATGTATATAAAGTAATAACGGGTTAAAATCTGGGCCTTCATGCTTTCATGGGGTCGAGCTTCCTAAAAATTCAAACTTATATGTTAAGTGCTACCATGTTCTACCACACGAGAGCAGTATTTGCCTATTGCATGAAACGTGCATGCTTCCTGTGAATACTACATCTGCAGTGAAatgaaataacatgctttaagtGGAGTTCATTTATTGTGCATAAAGTTGATCAATTTGCATGTGGAAGAAAGACTTCAGCTCAGCTCTCTTGGCCTTCAGCGTGGGGGTCAAGAGGCCATTCTCAATGGTGAACTGCTCTGGGTGCAGATACACATCCTTCACCTGCACAGGGATGACGTTTCACAAAGTTAGGTTTAAAACATTACGCTTTGCATCCGAGTAGTAGTTACCTGCTCAAAGGACTTCAGTCCAGCTTCTCTTCCCAGACTGATCATGTCTGAGAGAATAGCTTTTTTGATTTCCTGCAAGATCACCAAACAAGTATCAATGAAAGACGTCATCACATTTCTCACAATCACACAGTAGTGTTACCTTGTTTTTGCAGAGTTCTTCAATGGATCCCTGGAATCCAAGGTTTTTGGCCAAACCTGGGAGGACCTCTGGATCGGGTACCACAACTGCAACCAGGAAGGCCTGGGGAGAGGAGGTGAATTTTAGAGGCCGATTGATGTATGCACGTTCATGTCAGTCTCACCTGTAGACTGTCCCCATGCACAAAAACTTGGGCCACAGGTCCACTGCGCACGTAGACGTTTTCAATCTTCTCCGGTGCGATGTATTCACCCTGAGCCAGCTTAAAGATGTTCTTCTTGCGGTCGATAATCTTCAGAACTCCGCTCTGATCAAAAAGACCCCGATTAATTGTTGTGCAAAGTAAatccaaaatttaaaaaagatcaTATTCCTCACTGGCATCCATTTGCCAATATCTCCAGTGTGGAGCCAACCATCTTTATCCAAAGCTTCAGCGGTCTTCTCTGGATCTTTCAAGTAACCCTTGAAGACATTTGTACCCTTGATGCAAACCTGTAAAAGACCAAAAAAGATTAAACAATCCATCTAAGAATAACTGATGCTTCCATTTTTAACTTGCCTCGCCTTCACCATTGGATGAAAAGTAATTCATCTCTTCCACATCCATCAACTTCACCACGTTACAAGGCAGAGGCACACCAACATGACCCGAAGTGGCGTCTCCTGGCATGGTGAACGTGCAGCCGGCCGTGCACTCCGTCTGACCGTACGCCTCAAAGATCTACGAGATGTAAAACAGAATTGATGCACCGATCGTCACGTGAACTTTTACATTAGTTACCTGGCAACCGAGCGCGGCCCTGAGGAAGTCGAGCACAGAAGAAGAGATGGGCGCCGCCCCCGTCACCATGACTCGCACTCGTCCACCAAGCGACTCCTAATTAGATCGCCAGGTCAGTAAAGGTCAAGGTTTTGTCCAGTCGCAACCAGTCGTACCTGCACTTTGTGGAAGATGAGCTTGTCCCAAATGCTGTTGCTGCGGACGATGCCCTCCCGCACCTCAGCCAGTTTCCTTTGTACCGCAAAGTTGAGCAgccattttttaaatgaagtcGTGGCACCGCTCTGCACCTGGACAAGAATAAGTGgagacataaaataaataaaaaggtgaTGAGTCAAGCACAAGGCACAGCTTACTTTATCGTACACCCGGTTGAGAAGTCGCGGCACGACAGGGAAGATGGTGGGCTGCAGGGTCTTCATGTCATCCGGCAGTAGTCTGATGTCCCCCTGGAAGAACCCGACTCGAGCACCAGCACCATATATGAcagtctgggaaaaaaaaaagaaaaaaaaaaaatcatgggggagagaaataattaaataaaccaTTAAGTTAACCGTCTTACCTGCACGACTCTTTCAAACATGTGCGCTAATGGCAGGAACGAAATGCTAACATCCTCAGTATTTGGAACAATGGCCGTCTGTGGGGGACACAAACAGTTTGCTTTCCAGTTTAAATTTGTACGCatatttcaaattttaaaaataaaaaaataaattggaaaGACACCTCAAAGGTTTTGAGGACACCGGCAGCATTAGCGACGACGTTCTCGTGAGTGAGCATGGCGCCCTTGGGATTTCCTTTGAAAGATAAGattaaaatcatttaaaaaaaaatgaataaatttaaaaaaaaaaaaaaatgtcataacaTCCTGTTAGTTATGGTCACCTGTTGTTCCGCTAGTGAAGCAGACAATGCTAAGATCCTGCGGCTTTGGAGGCTGTGATGGACAAGCAGAGCGATTCTTAGCATGCGCCATCATGAAATTAGCATCCTACAATTAGTGAAACATTTTTGCTAAACATGGCTTACCACTGGCTTCTCAGGGTGGCTTTTCCCTGCAGCCTGCAAAGCACAAAAGAACTCTAGTCCAGTCCCTCATTAAACAGCCTGTCCCATTACTTTTGTGATACCTCCACAGCCTGCATGGAAACCACATCCACGCCGCATTTGGCTCCTCTCTCAGCCAAGTCCGAGTCAAACGGGTCCATCACGATGATGGTTTTGAGCGCAGGTGTTTGGCCTTTCTCACGGTTCTGCAGCAGAACTTCGACCTTTTTCTCGTTGTCGCACAGCACCGTGGAGATTTCGGCTAAAATGCAGAACAGGTGAAATGTTGTCCTCATTctctaaattatttttaaaaaagaataGCTGTAATTAGCAGCAGGTCCAATTACCTTGGTCGATAATGAACACCAGAGCCTCGGGACCCAAGGTGTCGTACAGAGGGACcgccaccatggagtaggtgtaACAGGCCAGCTCACCAATAATCCACTACAAACAGAAAAATTAATCTCAAGGGATATGCAACCCGCTAACATTTTAGCTCACCTCGGGTCTGTTCTGAGCAAAAATGCCGATGAAAGTTTCAGGAGTGGGCGTCAAGCCCCTCTGAAGAAGCCCCGAACCCAGATGCTCTGCTCTGTCCGACACCTTCAAAAGGTAGATGTTTAAATGCTCTACCTCAAACTGGATTGAAACctggtgtgatttttttttttacctgcttgTACCTGAGCCACTGGTATGGCCTTCCCGCTTTCCTGAAGCCCAAACATGGTCCATTACCTGCCAACACCAAGAATGAGCTTTAGAAACCATGAAAACACCTTAATCTGGTTTTATTTTGCTTACCTGACACTTTCATGCCTCTCTGGAACACCTCATAGACAGTCTTGGCGTCATCATAGAAGTAAGATAGCAGGTTGTTGTTGTCCTTGAGCAAGGCTACCTTCCTAGCTCCATCCTAAGAAGAAGGAGATGTCGAACACatgatgaaatattttaaaaaggcgTCGTTGCGTCATACCTTGATGCCCAGGGTTTGGCAATTGAGGTCGGCAGGGGGTCGCAGGGGGTTGGGCCTGGTGTTGAGGTAGAAGAGCGTTGCGGCCGCCAAGGCGAACAGCGAGAAGACGGCCGGCGTGGGAAGAGGCGAGAAGAGCAGCTGGATGAGGGACTCCATGATGTGTTGGGAGACTCTAAATAGAAACAGGTCGAGTCAGGGTGGAGTGCTTCGACTCGGTGAATTGGGGTCAAAGTCGACGCCTTGCACAAGAAACTGTAAATCGCAAGATTGTCACGCTGGTCAATGTCAGATGAATCATCAGATAAGAATTAAAAATCAATCAACAAGCGTCAGCGGAAAGAGCAAATGCATTTCCCACCATTTGTCGGATTATataaaaatccatttcacactATTATTAAAAACAGTAAAAACAATCACAATCCAAAccatactatttatttattgtccttATCTCTGAATGAACAGTCTAATTTGCatatttaaaattaaatgaGTTCTGTGAGCACACTCATGAACAAACACCAGTAGTCTGAGAACAGACCCCTGCGGGACACCACCACTAACATTTGGCAAGTGTAAACCACCTGAGAAAAAAGATGGGGgggttattaatattatttactATACATCAAAATCTTCTTACCAGTCCTTGGCTGGTCCTGTCAGCGTAGACACGAAGCAGAACCTCTTCTCACCTCTTCTTCCGTTCACAGGAAGGAAAAAGAACTTGTAGTCATAAAAGTCACAGAGCGACCTTTAAACTTTGTCCGTGTGATAAAGCAGCACGAGCAGAGGCTCGTTATCGACTTAATTATTTCCTacagccaataaaaaaaaaaaaaaaaggaaccatCTCCCAATATTTATTGTCTTTTACACATATTTCAAAAGTTGATCTGGAGACTAGCATGTCTGTATTAGCCAATACACAACTGGTGTGTTATAAAATTAAAAGACATcgcaaaatacacacacactcatattgtGGGTCCGGCAaactgcatgtttgtgtgttgttgctTACCTGGCGGTACAAGCAGAGATGTTTGAGCGTTGGGTGAAGATCCCTGATGGAAACGCGGCCTGGCGACCACCATTAATGTCAcacaacatgcacacacatcttCACTTGTGTTCATTAGCACCTGTGAGTGCTTGCacctgtgcacgtgtgtgtgtgagtgtgtgtgtgtgtgcatatgtgtgtgtgtgtgtgcatatgtgtgtgtgtgctttatttcctatacattcaattgcaaaagcaaataaattaaaaaaatcttttttcacACTGTGTTGATGAACTTTGACACCGGCATTTATCAACAAAGTTGCAAATTAACCTTTGGAATTTGTTGATAAAATCTCATCAACACCAactcttatcttttttttttttttaatctctctTGCTATCTATACAGTAAGATACAAAATACTGATTGCATAAATTGTCATATATTTTCctaatatttcaaaataataaaCACACGCCTCATTATGTTTATTAAAGTCCAAATATTTTGAGCAAATTCGGCCCCTCCTGTCCAGCATCACTGAGGATGACGGGGTCGCTATTTAAGCCGTGTGACGCCAAGTCACTCGTAGTGTGAAGATGACGACGAGTAGATCATCCTCGGGTGTCACCCAGGTGCTCCACCTGATGCTTACCCTGACAGCCGGCGCCGGTCCCGGTTCGACCCCTCCCAAGCTGCTGATCGGCTTCCAGGCTCCTTGGAACTCGTCGTACCCCTTCAGTGCGCAGCGGCTGGGATCTGCGATCCAGATCGCCGTGGACAAGGTGAACACCAACCCGACCTTCTTGGGAAACTACAGCTTGGGTTTCGTCTACATGGACACAGCCTGCAGCCCCAAGTTGTCCTTAGGGGGCTTCATTGAACAGGTGTGGAAGGACAACGTGTCCGCCGTCTTTGGTCCAGCGTGTCCTGAAGAAGCTGAGGTACGCCTTTTTGGATTTTTGTGATTCTATTTAAGATGCTACTAATATATTTGTGTAAAGGTGACCGGCCTGATCGCGTCGGCGTGGAGCATCCCGATGTTCGGTTTTGTGGGACAATCATCCAAGATGGATGACGGCAAAGTGTACGACTCGTACATCAACGTGGTGCCGCCGCTTAAGAGGAGCTCCGAAGTGCTGGTGAAGACCTTGGAGTTCTTCGGGTGGACGCATCTGGCCATGATTGGCGGCGGCTTGGACTCCAATACGTGGGACAAAGTGGACGCGCTGTGGATGACGGTGGAGACTTTGCTTAGGTCAAAGTTCAAGTTGACAGCTGCCGTCCAATTCGACACCAGCGACGCACAATTGGTTTACCGCAACGTCAAGTACATCGCAACTGTAGCAAGAGGTGATAATTCACTTttagattttattattttttatttttttacacatgtGTTGGTGTGCAGTGATCGTGGTCCTGACCAACAAGGAAGACTCGTCGGCGCTGCTGCTGGAGGCCGAGCGGCAAGGTTTGATGGGCGGCGACTACGTCTTCTTCCTGGTGCAGCATTTTGAGGTCAGTGGCGGCGTGGTGAGTGAAAATCTCCATCAAATAGAAAATAATCCAAGCTAATTAGCAACATTAACTATCTAGAACTTACCTAATGCTCTTCAAGGTGTGACTATGATTTTGATGTTTTTCACTGAGCAGGACAACGTGTGGAAATACTCAGTGGCCAGCCAAATGAACCAAGGGGCCCACCGAGCCTTCGACATGACTTTCATCATTGGCCAGAAGTCGTATGACGGCTACGAGTACTATGACTTCTTTGAGCAGGTGTATGAGAGACTCAGAGGACCTCCATTCCACAGCAACCTGACATCTGAACGAGAGGTAAAAAGATGGAGAAGGAGGAAAAGAAGGAATATTGATTGCATCCGTTTCAGGTGAGCACCTACTCGGCCTACCTGCACGACGCCGTGCTGCTCTACGCCATGGCTCTGAAGGAGGTCTTGAAAGAAGGCAAGGATCCTCGTGATGGACGTCAAGTTCTGGAGAAACTGAACAACAAGAACAGCATTCGCTTTTATGGTAAATGAGCTTTTAAATTTCAAACGACAACACACTGAGCGAGGCTCCTCTCGCAGGAGCGTCAGGACTGGTCCACTTTGACGAGGACGGGGAGAGGAACTTGGACTATTCCATTTACGACCTGCAGTACTCCAAGGACACCGCCGCGTTTGTCCCCGTCCTCCATTTTGACAGCCACAGCAAAAGCATACGGTAATAAGCgacacaaaatttcattttgttgAGCTTTAAACAAATATG contains these protein-coding regions:
- the acsl5 gene encoding long-chain-fatty-acid--CoA ligase 5 gives rise to the protein MESLIQLLFSPLPTPAVFSLFALAAATLFYLNTRPNPLRPPADLNCQTLGIKDGARKVALLKDNNNLLSYFYDDAKTVYEVFQRGMKVSGNGPCLGFRKAGRPYQWLRYKQVSDRAEHLGSGLLQRGLTPTPETFIGIFAQNRPEWIIGELACYTYSMVAVPLYDTLGPEALVFIIDQAEISTVLCDNEKKVEVLLQNREKGQTPALKTIIVMDPFDSDLAERGAKCGVDVVSMQAVEAAGKSHPEKPVPPKPQDLSIVCFTSGTTGNPKGAMLTHENVVANAAGVLKTFETAIVPNTEDVSISFLPLAHMFERVVQTVIYGAGARVGFFQGDIRLLPDDMKTLQPTIFPVVPRLLNRVYDKVQSGATTSFKKWLLNFAVQRKLAEVREGIVRSNSIWDKLIFHKVQESLGGRVRVMVTGAAPISSSVLDFLRAALGCQIFEAYGQTECTAGCTFTMPGDATSGHVGVPLPCNVVKLMDVEEMNYFSSNGEGEVCIKGTNVFKGYLKDPEKTAEALDKDGWLHTGDIGKWMPSGVLKIIDRKKNIFKLAQGEYIAPEKIENVYVRSGPVAQVFVHGDSLQAFLVAVVVPDPEVLPGLAKNLGFQGSIEELCKNKEIKKAILSDMISLGREAGLKSFEQVKDVYLHPEQFTIENGLLTPTLKAKRAELKSFFHMQIDQLYAQ